The region GACGGCGGCTCCGTCGGGCAAAACGGCGAGCAAGGCGTCCACCGTGTCGGGAGTGAGCTGCGGCAGGGAAAGCCCCGCCTCCGCGCAGGCGTCGGCGGCCAGGACACCCGCACCGCCCGCGTTGGTGACGATCACCACGCGGGTGCCCGCGGGGAGTGGCTGGGAGTGCATCAGGGCGGCGGTTTCCAGAAGTTCGCCGACCGATCGGGTGGCGGTGATGCCGGCCTGGGTGAAAAGCGCTTGGCGGGTCATGGTCCGGGAGGCGGCGGCCGCGGTGTGCGAGGCGGCGGCACGCCGGCCCGCGTCGGTGCGACCGGCGTCGACGGTCAGCACCGGCATCCGGCGGGTCACGCGCCGGGCCGTGCGGGAGAAGGCGCGCGGGTTGCCGAACGACTCCAGGTGCAGCAGGGCGAGGTCGGTGCGGCCGTCGCTCTCCCACCACTGGAGCATGTCGTTTCCGCTGACGTCGTACTTGTCGCCGAGCGAGACGAAGGACGAGACACCGGTGCCGAGGCGGGACAGCCCCTCGAGCAGGGCGATGCCCACCCCACCGGACTGCACAGCGACGCCTGCCGTGCCGGGGCTCGGATGAGCGGCCGCGAAGGTGGCGTCGAGGGAGAGGTCCGGATCGGTGTTGGAGATGCCCAGGCAGTTGGGGCCCACCAACCGCATGCCGTACGTCCGGCACGCCGCCAGCAACGCCTGAGCCTGGCCTCCGTCGAGCCCGGCGGAGACGACGACGAGTGCCCGAACTCCGGCCTTGCCGCACTCCTCCGCAGTCGCGGGGAGCGCCGCCGCGGGCACCGCGAGGACCGCGAGATCGGGGACCTTGGGCAGCGCGCTCACCGAGGGATGACATGGCACACCCAGCACCGACGTGACGTTCGGGTTCACGGCGAAGAGCAGCCTTGTGAAACCACCCGCGTGCAGATGGTGCAGGAGAGCCCGTCCCACCGACCCCGACCGGCGCCCGGCACCGACCACCGCTACTGTCTCCGGCCGCAGCAGTGGCACCAGGCTGGCCACATCCGCGGCCCGGCCACGCGTCTCCACCGTGGACAGGTACGCCTCGTCCTCAGCAAGCTCGATGGTGCAGCGCACCTCTGGGCCTTCGAAGTGACGGGCTGTACGCAGTCCCAGATCGGCGAAGAGCCGGAGCACTTCGTGATTCTCGCTGAGCGCGTCAGCGGTGAACGTGCTGATGCCCTCCGCTCGGGCAGCCGAGACCAGATGCTCGACGAGGAGGGTACCGACGCCCCGGTGGTGCAGTCCCTCGGCCACGGCGATGGAGATCTCGGCCGATGTCTTGTCCTCGCCGGTCTCGTACTCGGCCAGGCCGATCACCTGGCCTTGTGTCTCGGCCAGCAGCGCTCGGTATCCGGGGCGCGGCGGCGCGCAGGCCCGGTCGGCCGCCATCGTGGCGGAGCGCCGGCTCGCGGCGAAGAACCGCAGCCGGAGATTCTCCGTGGACATCTCCTCGTACAACCTTTGCAGCTGTTCGTGATCTCGCGGCGTCACGGCCCGGATGGACACAGTCGTGCCGTCCGCGAGCAGAGCGTGAACCATGGGTCGACTGCGCTCGTCGTCCGTCATCACGTGCCTCCTCGAAACCTCAGCACCCGCCGGAGATCTTCGGATCCGGGTTGCGCAGCCAGGCGCGTTCCGCGCACGACGCGGCGATGTTCACCGCCATGATCGCTCCGGACGGGCGGGTCGGTGCGGAAGGAGGGAAGCGTCTCTCGTAATGCTCCCGCGCAGGGAGCCGCGGACAAGCCGCACGGACAGTCCGTGGCGCGCCGCCTCGTCCACCGCCTCCAGGCTGGAATCCGATCCGTCGACCTCCAAGGCCAGCGGACGCTCCATCGTCCCACCGCCTTTCTGCCCAGCCACTGTGAGAGCCCCTGTGAATACGGTCGCACCGCCCTGGGCCCACCGCGACGCGCGCTTCGGCTTCCGGAGTGCCTCCGCCCAGGTTGCGCCACGCCGGTTTGCGGCGATGGTGGAGTCATGCGGCCGGAAGCAGGACGCCGCTGGGTCCCACGCCCGCCATGGCTTTCGCACCGGCAGCGTGCTGAGACGTCCGTGACCGGACAGGAGCCCGGCTCCACTTCGAGGTCGCGGAGAAGGGACGGCCATCGTGGTTGCGAGGACCGGCGTTTTCGGCGCCATGACCCAGGAGCATCGCGAGCAGCTCATGTCACACGCTCGTGAGGTGTCGTTCGCGGCGGGCGAGCGCATCTTCGACGAGGGCGGCAAGGCCGACCGCTTCTGGATCATCCACACGGGCACGGTCGCTCTCGACCTTCACGTGCCCGGCCGCCAGGCAGCGGTCGTCGAGACCCTCGGCGCCGGAAGAATGCTGGGCTGGTCCTGGCTGGTCCCTCCCCATCACTGGCACATGGGGGCCGAAGCCACCAGCCCGGTGCGTGCCTACGAGTTCGACGCGGCGGCGGTTCGTGAACTGTGCGCGAAGGACCCGGGGCTGGATCACGAGCTCTGTACTTATGTCTCCGGCGTGCTCGCGCGCCGACTGAGATCCGCCCGGGTGCGACTACTCGACCTGTACGCGCCCCACGGAGCGGGCGAGGTCCCCTGACAAGGCGAGACGAGGTGCTTCGAAGTGCCGCAGACCCCGCACATCGTGAGCGATGTGATGACTCAGACGGTCGTGGCTGTCGGCCGCGACGCGCCCTTCAAAGAGATCGTCCGGACCATGGAGCAGTGGAAAGTCAGCGCCATGCCCGTCCTTGAGGGCGAAGGCCGCGTCATCGGTGTCGTCTCCGAAGCCGACCTGCTGCCCAAGGAGGAGTTCCGTGACAGCGACCCGAGCCTCTTCGAGCAACGTCGGCGTCTGTCCGACGTCGCCAAGGCCGGGGCAGCAACGGCGGAGGAGCTCATGAGCACCCCCGCCATCACGGTCCACCCCGGCGTCACCCTGGCCCAAGCGGCAAGGATCATGGCCGTCCGCCACGTCAAGCGTCTGCCCGTGGTCGACGACATCGGCATGCTCCAGGGCATCGTCAGCCGTGCCGATCTGCTGAAGGTCTTCCTGCGGTCGGACGAGGACATCGAGGAAGAGGTTCGCCGCACAGTGGTGTCCTACCTCTTCCCGGCCTTCAGCCACGCCATCCACGTGAACGTCCACGAGGGAGTGGTCATCCTCCGCGGACACATCCGCGACACCTCGCTCATCTCGGTCGCCGTGCGCCTCGTGCGCGCCGTGGAGGGCGTCGTGGACGTCGAGCCCCACCTCACCGGCGAGGCCACCGCTCCGTCTGAACCGGGGAGCCTTCAGTGAAGTCGGGCAATGCAGCCCCGCGACCAGG is a window of Streptomyces sp. B21-083 DNA encoding:
- a CDS encoding CBS domain-containing protein; translated protein: MPQTPHIVSDVMTQTVVAVGRDAPFKEIVRTMEQWKVSAMPVLEGEGRVIGVVSEADLLPKEEFRDSDPSLFEQRRRLSDVAKAGAATAEELMSTPAITVHPGVTLAQAARIMAVRHVKRLPVVDDIGMLQGIVSRADLLKVFLRSDEDIEEEVRRTVVSYLFPAFSHAIHVNVHEGVVILRGHIRDTSLISVAVRLVRAVEGVVDVEPHLTGEATAPSEPGSLQ
- a CDS encoding Crp/Fnr family transcriptional regulator, with amino-acid sequence MTQEHREQLMSHAREVSFAAGERIFDEGGKADRFWIIHTGTVALDLHVPGRQAAVVETLGAGRMLGWSWLVPPHHWHMGAEATSPVRAYEFDAAAVRELCAKDPGLDHELCTYVSGVLARRLRSARVRLLDLYAPHGAGEVP
- a CDS encoding bifunctional acetate--CoA ligase family protein/GNAT family N-acetyltransferase, with translation MTDDERSRPMVHALLADGTTVSIRAVTPRDHEQLQRLYEEMSTENLRLRFFAASRRSATMAADRACAPPRPGYRALLAETQGQVIGLAEYETGEDKTSAEISIAVAEGLHHRGVGTLLVEHLVSAARAEGISTFTADALSENHEVLRLFADLGLRTARHFEGPEVRCTIELAEDEAYLSTVETRGRAADVASLVPLLRPETVAVVGAGRRSGSVGRALLHHLHAGGFTRLLFAVNPNVTSVLGVPCHPSVSALPKVPDLAVLAVPAAALPATAEECGKAGVRALVVVSAGLDGGQAQALLAACRTYGMRLVGPNCLGISNTDPDLSLDATFAAAHPSPGTAGVAVQSGGVGIALLEGLSRLGTGVSSFVSLGDKYDVSGNDMLQWWESDGRTDLALLHLESFGNPRAFSRTARRVTRRMPVLTVDAGRTDAGRRAAASHTAAAASRTMTRQALFTQAGITATRSVGELLETAALMHSQPLPAGTRVVIVTNAGGAGVLAADACAEAGLSLPQLTPDTVDALLAVLPDGAAVGNPVDATAAVTEEQLRDCVERIMRCPEADAVLLALVPTAVAEATGDDLIRVLTDGPGRRARPVAAVRLEQDLPVRLLPATEGGTIPSYAEPGAAARALAHAARRSAWLSRPAGTIPTLVQVDTARAHAVAEAYLTAHADGGWLDPRSCAELLACYGIPQLPWAWAETEDDAVVAADRLRGADGRVVLKAHWPGLLHKSEQHAVHLDLQGDAQVRAAFRAFETRFAGLMTGVVVQPLAARGTELFAGVVQDQVFGPLVLFGLGGTATEVLADHAARLAPLTDHDVHDLITAPRCAPLLFGAYGGGPVDLEGLEGLLLRLSRMASDLPQLAEADFNPVLATPGEVTVLDARVRLLQRRPQDPYLRRLR